In Bacillus weihaiensis, the genomic stretch AAATCGTCTAAAAAGATCCATGCAAGAGAAAGTAACCTCCAAAAAGGAGAAGCTAACCTACTACCAAACCTCTTATGCATTCCGTTATCCTAAGCAGTTATATCAGCAAAAGGAGCAACAACTAGATCAACTTGTTGATCGCTTCTTAAGAGAGGGTAACAGGGTTATTCAAAAGAGAAAAGATGAACATACTCAACTAGCAAAGCGTTTGTCAAATGTTCAACCAAAAGCTCAATTTGAGCGAGCAAATGAAGAATATCAGTCATTAATAAAAAAATTAAATCGAGAAATGAAAGCTGTCCTAACACACAAACAGTCGCAATTCTCGGCTACAATTGATAAACTTAATGCATTAAGCCCGTTAAAAATTATGGATCGTGGCTATAGTCTTGTTTACCATAATGAAAAATTAATAAAAAGCATTCATCAAGTACAATCTGGTGAAGTGTTAAAGGTCCAATTAAAAGATGGGCAAATAGATTGTCAAGTTCACGGTGTAGAGGAGCGATCAATGAATGAGTAAAGAAAATCAAGTGAATGAAGAAGTGACTTTTGAGCATGCTATGCAGCAGCTTGAAGAAATCGTTGGTAAATTAGAGGAAGGTGATGTTCCTTTAGAAAAAGCGATCGACTATTTTCAGCAAGGAATGAAGCTTTCAAAACTATGTCATGATAAACTTCAACATGTTGAAAAACAAATGGATTTTATTCTTCGTGAGGATGGGGAGTTAAAGCCTTTTGAATTACAGGAGGAAGAAAAGGCGTGACAGGACAGTTAAAGGATTTCTTAGCGACACGTAAACAGGTGATTGAAGAAACTCTTCCTACTTTTATTCAGAAGCTAAATACTACTCAGTCTTTGAAAAACGCGATGCTCTATTCCCTTGAAGCTGGTGGAAAGAGATTACGACCGGTCCTCGTCCTTGCTTTGTTACATACGTATAAAAAGCCAGAGCGAGATGGACTTGCAACTGCATGTGCGATTGAAATGATTCATACTTACTCATTAATCCATGATGACTTGCCATGTATGGATGATGACGATCTTCGTCGAGGAAAACCAACGAATCATAAAGTGTTTGGAGAAGCGTTAGCAGTGTTAGCAGGGGATAGCTTATTAACAGAAAGTTTTTCAATCATTGTAAATGACCCATACTGTCCTTCGGAACAAAAACTTCGCCTTATAACAGAATTGGTAAAGGCTGCAGGTGCAGAAGGAATGGTTGGTGGCCAAGTTTTAGATATGGAAGGAGAAGCAAAAGAATTATCGCTTCTTGAACTTCAGCATATTCATGAAAATAAAACAGCTAAACTTCTTGCTTATAGTTTGCTTGCTGGTGGGATACTTGCAGGTGCACCTGAATGTGATATTGAAAACTTACGGAAGATAGGCTACCACTTAGGAATTGCTTTTCAAAT encodes the following:
- a CDS encoding exodeoxyribonuclease VII small subunit, encoding MSKENQVNEEVTFEHAMQQLEEIVGKLEEGDVPLEKAIDYFQQGMKLSKLCHDKLQHVEKQMDFILREDGELKPFELQEEEKA
- a CDS encoding polyprenyl synthetase family protein; protein product: MTGQLKDFLATRKQVIEETLPTFIQKLNTTQSLKNAMLYSLEAGGKRLRPVLVLALLHTYKKPERDGLATACAIEMIHTYSLIHDDLPCMDDDDLRRGKPTNHKVFGEALAVLAGDSLLTESFSIIVNDPYCPSEQKLRLITELVKAAGAEGMVGGQVLDMEGEAKELSLLELQHIHENKTAKLLAYSLLAGGILAGAPECDIENLRKIGYHLGIAFQIRDDILDIEGSEDRIGKPVGSDSVNEKNTYPKLLTMQGAKDKLNDHISQAQLFIKELTVEAPLLLEICELIANRDH